AGGACTCAAAATGCCATTATTAGATAGTTTTTGTGTAGATCACGTCAAAATGCCCGCTCCTGCGGTAAGAGTTGCTAAAACGATGAAAACGCCTCATGGCGATGAGATCACCGTGTTTGATCTTCGTTTTTGCAAACCCAACGAAACGATTTTACCCGAACGCGGTATTCATACCCTAGAGCATCTCTTCGCAGGCTTTATGCGCAACCACCTTAATGGCGAAGGCGTTGAGATTATCGACATTTCACCGATGGGCTGTCGTACCGGTTTTTACATGAGTTTGATCGGCACACCTGAGCCTAAACGCGTGGTGAGTGCGTGGAAAGCTTCGATGAATGACATCTTACATGTAAAGAGTGAAAACGATATTCCTGAGCTCAATATTTATCAGTGCGGAACCTATAAAATGCACTCGTTGGATGA
Above is a genomic segment from Sulfurospirillum halorespirans DSM 13726 containing:
- the luxS gene encoding S-ribosylhomocysteine lyase, which codes for MPLLDSFCVDHVKMPAPAVRVAKTMKTPHGDEITVFDLRFCKPNETILPERGIHTLEHLFAGFMRNHLNGEGVEIIDISPMGCRTGFYMSLIGTPEPKRVVSAWKASMNDILHVKSENDIPELNIYQCGTYKMHSLDEAHDIASTILSTEIGVMDNEALKLDTSKIS